From the genome of Vicia villosa cultivar HV-30 ecotype Madison, WI linkage group LG2, Vvil1.0, whole genome shotgun sequence, one region includes:
- the LOC131647613 gene encoding MADS-box transcription factor 6-like isoform X2, translating to MGRGRVVLERIENKINRQVTFSKRRSGLLKKAFELCVLCDAEVALIIFSSRGKLFQYSSTDVNKIIERYRQCRYNKLQAGNSFGQNDSQNLYQDYLKLKAKYESLDRKQRHFNGEELEELNLKELQSLEERLDLTLTQARQQQMTKLLARAEELREKVHNLEELNKTLEPKLVSTP from the exons ATGGGAAGAGGGAGAGTAGTTTTGGAGAGAATAGAGAACAAGATCAACAGGCAAGTAACATTCTCAAAGAGAAGAAGTGGATTATTGAAGAAAGCTTTTGAGCTTTGTGTGCTATGTGATGCTGAAGTAGCACTTATCATCTTTTCAAGTCGTGGCAAGCTTTTCCAATACAGTAGCACTGA TGTTAACAAAATCATTGAAAGGTATCGACAATGTCGTTACAACAAGTTACAAGCTGGAAATTCATTTGGCCAAAATGATTCACAG AACTTGTACCAGGATTACTTGAAATTAAAGGCAAAATATGAATCTCTTGACCGAAAACAAAG GCATTTTAATGGTGAAGAACTTGAGGAACTAAACTTGAAAGAATTGCAGAGCCTTGAGGAACGACTAGACTTAACTCTCACACAAGCTAGACAGCAACAA ATGACAAAGCTCTTGGCACGAGCTGAGGAATTACGTGAAAAG GTGCATAACTTGGAGGAGCTTAACAAAACATTGGAGCCCAAG TTGGTTTCTACACCATGA
- the LOC131647613 gene encoding truncated transcription factor CAULIFLOWER D-like isoform X1, whose translation MGRGRVVLERIENKINRQVTFSKRRSGLLKKAFELCVLCDAEVALIIFSSRGKLFQYSSTDVNKIIERYRQCRYNKLQAGNSFGQNDSQNLYQDYLKLKAKYESLDRKQRHFNGEELEELNLKELQSLEERLDLTLTQARQQQMTKLLARAEELREKVHNLEELNKTLEPKTIDELSNLVGHNTNHIQLRATSQSF comes from the exons ATGGGAAGAGGGAGAGTAGTTTTGGAGAGAATAGAGAACAAGATCAACAGGCAAGTAACATTCTCAAAGAGAAGAAGTGGATTATTGAAGAAAGCTTTTGAGCTTTGTGTGCTATGTGATGCTGAAGTAGCACTTATCATCTTTTCAAGTCGTGGCAAGCTTTTCCAATACAGTAGCACTGA TGTTAACAAAATCATTGAAAGGTATCGACAATGTCGTTACAACAAGTTACAAGCTGGAAATTCATTTGGCCAAAATGATTCACAG AACTTGTACCAGGATTACTTGAAATTAAAGGCAAAATATGAATCTCTTGACCGAAAACAAAG GCATTTTAATGGTGAAGAACTTGAGGAACTAAACTTGAAAGAATTGCAGAGCCTTGAGGAACGACTAGACTTAACTCTCACACAAGCTAGACAGCAACAA ATGACAAAGCTCTTGGCACGAGCTGAGGAATTACGTGAAAAG GTGCATAACTTGGAGGAGCTTAACAAAACATTGGAGCCCAAG ACAATTGATGAACTCTCAAACCTAGTTGGGCACAATACAAATCATATTCAATTGCGTGCTACAAGCCAATCATTTTGA